The following are encoded together in the Pectobacterium wasabiae CFBP 3304 genome:
- the mscM gene encoding miniconductance mechanosensitive channel MscM, with the protein MRLILTFLLGCLLSTAALAATAPNEAQLRQQLQQAEANKGAADQAKVVEEYQAALNTLQDRKEAQERATQYQRVIDDFPKLVQELRRQLNAEDGKPSSISESLSSNDLEQQLLQTSSQLLEQARQLQQEQDRLREIGDSLSQLPQQQTEASRMQSEAERRIQSLGTPATPLGQAQLVALQAESALRKSRVDELELAQLSASNRQELSRLRVELYKKRHDRLDLLQQDLRSRLNNLRQREAELALERTELLAEQSGDLPAVISKQLQVNRELSVALNQQAQRMDLIASQQRQAATHTIQVRQALSTIREQAQWLGVSPILGETLRAQIARLPEMPKPQLLDSDMAQLRVQRLHFEDLINKPQDLDNAKQDSGDPLTSAQQRILTDQMRTQRDLLTSLISGCDSQILELTKLKVANNQLADALTETREAAHRDLFWVADVEPVTFAYPIKLVQDLTRLLSLDTLTQLGSALVMMVTSQETVLPLLGALLLVGFSISSRRHYHAFMERASSRVGKVTLDHFMLTLRTVFWSLLTALPLPVLWAALGYGLQNAWPYPIAVAIGDSVTATVPLMWLVMISASFSHPQGLFIVHFRWSPEHVARAMRYYRLSIAFIVPLIMALITFDKLNDREFSSTLGRLCFILLCMALSLVTTGLKRAGIPLYLDKEGSGENSVNRAMWNILIGVPLVAALASCIGYLATAQALLARLETSVSIWFFLLVVYHIIRRWMLIQRRRIAFDRAKQRRSEILAQRAKGEEEAQPTSSHESSSEAVEEPIVDLDAISAKSLQLVRSILTLIALVSVIALWSEIHSAFAFLENISLWDVSSTVKGVESVQAITLGSVLIAILIFIITAQLVHNLPALLELAILQHLDLSPGSGYAITTISKYILMLIGCLMGFSLIGIEWSKLQWLVAALGVGLGFGLQEIFANFISGLIILFEKPIRIGDTVTIRDLTGSVMRINTRATTISDWDRKEIIVPNKAFITEQFINWSLSDSVTRVVLTVPAPANANSQEVTELLMDAVKRCSLILDTPEPEAFLVDLQQGIQIFELRVFAAEMGHRMPLRHELHQLILENYRKHNLELPFPPFQVKMDNLSRNGKTLTPRQRTPGSL; encoded by the coding sequence GTGCGTTTGATTCTGACTTTTCTTCTGGGATGCTTATTATCAACCGCCGCGTTGGCTGCCACTGCGCCCAATGAGGCACAGTTACGCCAGCAGCTACAGCAGGCGGAAGCCAACAAAGGTGCAGCCGATCAGGCGAAAGTCGTTGAGGAATATCAGGCTGCGCTGAATACCTTGCAGGATCGCAAAGAAGCGCAGGAACGCGCCACGCAGTATCAGCGCGTCATTGATGATTTCCCCAAGCTGGTTCAAGAGCTGCGTCGCCAGCTTAATGCCGAAGACGGTAAACCTTCATCGATTTCAGAAAGCCTCTCCAGTAACGATCTCGAACAACAGTTGCTACAAACGAGCAGCCAACTGTTGGAACAGGCCCGCCAGCTCCAGCAGGAGCAGGATCGACTGCGTGAAATCGGCGATTCACTGAGTCAGCTTCCGCAACAGCAAACCGAAGCCAGCCGCATGCAAAGCGAGGCGGAACGCCGTATTCAGTCGCTCGGTACACCCGCCACGCCGCTGGGGCAAGCACAGCTCGTCGCACTTCAGGCCGAATCAGCCCTACGTAAAAGTCGGGTGGACGAACTGGAGCTGGCACAGCTTTCAGCCAGTAACCGCCAGGAGCTATCCCGGCTACGCGTCGAGCTATATAAAAAGCGTCACGACAGACTGGATCTGCTGCAACAAGATTTACGTAGCCGACTCAACAATCTCCGCCAGCGTGAAGCCGAGCTGGCATTAGAACGCACCGAGCTTCTCGCTGAACAAAGTGGTGATTTACCCGCCGTCATCAGCAAGCAGCTACAGGTTAACCGTGAGCTCTCCGTCGCGCTGAATCAGCAGGCGCAGCGGATGGATCTTATTGCTTCTCAGCAGCGTCAGGCCGCGACGCACACGATCCAGGTTCGTCAGGCGCTGAGTACCATTCGCGAACAGGCCCAGTGGCTCGGCGTTTCACCAATATTGGGGGAAACGTTACGCGCACAGATCGCCCGCCTGCCGGAAATGCCCAAACCTCAGTTGCTGGATAGCGATATGGCGCAACTGCGCGTACAGCGACTGCACTTTGAAGACCTGATCAACAAACCGCAAGATCTTGATAACGCGAAGCAGGATAGCGGCGATCCGCTGACCAGCGCACAACAGCGTATTCTGACCGATCAGATGCGTACCCAGCGCGATCTGCTGACTTCGCTGATCTCTGGCTGTGATTCACAGATACTGGAACTCACCAAACTCAAAGTCGCCAATAACCAACTGGCGGATGCATTGACCGAAACGCGCGAAGCAGCCCACCGCGATCTGTTCTGGGTGGCTGATGTTGAGCCTGTGACGTTCGCCTATCCGATCAAGCTGGTGCAGGATCTGACGCGCCTGCTGTCGCTGGATACGCTGACGCAGTTGGGTAGTGCGTTAGTGATGATGGTGACCAGTCAGGAAACCGTGCTACCGCTGCTGGGCGCACTGCTGTTGGTTGGCTTCAGTATCAGTTCCCGCCGTCACTATCATGCGTTTATGGAGCGTGCCAGCAGCCGTGTCGGCAAGGTCACGCTCGATCACTTTATGCTGACGCTGCGTACCGTGTTCTGGTCTCTTCTTACCGCCCTGCCTCTGCCGGTACTCTGGGCGGCGCTGGGCTACGGACTGCAAAATGCCTGGCCTTACCCGATTGCCGTTGCCATCGGCGATAGCGTCACCGCCACCGTGCCGTTAATGTGGCTAGTGATGATCAGCGCCTCGTTCTCACACCCGCAGGGACTGTTTATTGTCCACTTCCGCTGGTCGCCAGAGCACGTAGCCAGAGCGATGCGCTATTATCGCCTCTCAATCGCCTTTATCGTGCCGCTGATTATGGCGCTGATTACCTTCGATAAACTCAACGATCGCGAGTTCTCTAGCACGCTGGGGCGGCTCTGCTTCATCCTTCTCTGTATGGCGTTGAGTTTGGTCACCACTGGGTTAAAACGCGCTGGTATTCCGCTCTATCTGGATAAAGAAGGTTCGGGGGAAAATTCCGTTAACCGCGCGATGTGGAACATTCTGATCGGTGTGCCGCTTGTCGCCGCGCTGGCCTCCTGCATTGGCTATCTGGCGACCGCACAGGCGCTATTAGCGCGATTAGAAACCTCCGTCTCGATCTGGTTCTTCCTGCTGGTGGTTTACCACATTATTCGCCGTTGGATGCTGATTCAGCGGCGTCGCATCGCCTTCGATCGTGCCAAACAGCGACGCTCGGAAATTCTGGCGCAGCGTGCCAAAGGCGAAGAAGAGGCGCAGCCTACCTCGTCCCATGAAAGCAGTTCGGAAGCCGTCGAAGAACCCATCGTCGATCTGGATGCCATCAGCGCCAAATCCTTGCAGTTGGTGCGATCTATTCTGACGCTGATCGCACTGGTTTCCGTGATCGCACTGTGGTCAGAAATTCATTCAGCCTTCGCGTTCCTGGAAAACATCAGCCTGTGGGATGTCTCCAGCACGGTTAAAGGCGTAGAAAGCGTACAGGCGATTACACTGGGATCGGTACTGATCGCCATTCTGATCTTCATTATTACCGCACAGCTAGTGCATAACCTTCCCGCCCTGCTGGAGTTGGCGATCCTGCAACACTTGGATCTGTCGCCGGGCAGCGGCTACGCCATTACCACCATCAGCAAATACATTCTGATGCTGATCGGCTGTCTGATGGGGTTCTCGCTGATCGGGATCGAATGGTCGAAACTACAATGGTTGGTTGCCGCACTGGGGGTAGGACTCGGGTTCGGCTTGCAGGAGATCTTTGCTAATTTTATCTCCGGCCTAATCATCCTGTTTGAGAAACCAATCCGCATCGGCGATACGGTCACGATCCGCGATCTCACGGGTAGCGTCATGCGCATTAATACCCGCGCTACCACCATTTCTGACTGGGATCGCAAAGAGATCATCGTCCCGAATAAGGCGTTTATCACCGAGCAGTTTATCAACTGGTCACTGTCGGACTCCGTCACCCGTGTGGTGCTGACCGTACCCGCACCGGCGAACGCAAACAGTCAGGAAGTGACTGAGCTACTTATGGATGCAGTAAAGCGTTGTTCGCTGATCCTCGATACGCCAGAGCCTGAAGCCTTCCTCGTCGATCTCCAGCAGGGAATTCAAATTTTCGAGCTGCGCGTTTTTGCCGCCGAAATGGGGCACCGTATGCCACTGCGCCACGAGCTGCATCAGTTGATTCTGGAAAACTACCGCAAGCACAATCTGGAGCTTCCTTTCCCACCGTTCCAGGTGAAAATGGACAATCTGTCGCGCAATGGGAAAACGCTGACGCCACGGCAGCGGACGCCGGGCAGCTTATAA